GCCAATAATTCCTGGGGCAAGCGCGGGAGATCCGCTTGAATGGCGGCGATGATTTCCGGATAGCGGGCCGCGACTTGTTCCCGAAATTGTCGGACCCAGCGGAGCCGATCGCGGACGGATTCGCGCGCCGAAGCAGCCAACGATTCCCGTGCCAGGGTCGTTTCCCGGTAAAACGGTTGGTCCAAGGTGTTCGCGCTGGTCATGGCCTGCTATGCTCGTAAGGAGTTTGAGAATTCCGGATCCATTTTGGGAGATTGTCGGCATGCTGCCGTTTTCGCTGAATCCACCTTATTTGACAGCCAGCATGCCGGGAATCGGCGGTCGAATCAAAGTCGAACCCGATGATTTTATCGTGGAAGAAATCCCGGCGTACCTACCGAGCGGTAGCGGCGATTTCTTGTATCTGTGGGTCGAGAAGCGCGACCTGGGTGCCGAGTATTTCCAGCGACAAATCGCCCAACGGCTCGGCATCCCCAACGGCGAAGTTGGCATGGCTGGGTTGAAAGATCGTCGAGCCGTCACCCGCCAATGGATTTCGGTTCCCGCCACCGCCGAATCGCATCTGTCGGCATTGGACGGCGATGGCATTCGCGTCTTGCAGGTGGATCGCCACAGCAACAAACTCCGAGCGGGTCATCTGCATGGCAATCGTTTCCAGATTCGCATCCGCGATTGCTCGCCGGAAACGCCGCAGTTATTACCGCCGATTTTGGAGCAACTCACCCGCGACGGCATGCCCAACTTCTATGGTAGTCAGCGATTCGGCAACGGCGGCGAAACCGCCCGAATTGGCATGCAACTGCTGCGAAATGAACGCACGGATCGCCCGGTGCGCAGTCCGTTTCTGCGGAAATTATTCTTGTCTGCCGCGCAATCGTTGCTGTTCAATGCAATTGTCGCCCGACGAATTGAAGATGCTCGATTTCGCACGGTGTTGGCCGGGGATGTGATGATGAAACTGCCCACCGGCGGCATGTTCACCGCCGAGGATCTCCCGACCGAGCAAGAACGCATGGACCGCCGCGAAACGGTGCCCGCCGCCGCAATTTTCGGCAAAAAAACCTTCCCCAGCAAAGGCGAGGCTCAACAACGCGAGTTGGCGATTCTTCAAGAAGCGGGCATCCGTATGGATCAATTTCGCGGGTTCGGCAAACTGATGTCGGGCACCCGTCGGCCGATCCTCGTTTACCCGGAATCGTTTGAGTTGCTCCAAGTCGGCGAAATCGTCGAATTCCGCGTCACACTCCCGGCAGGCAGTTATGCGACAATCTTATTGCGGGAGTGGATGAAGAACGACCAAGCCGACTTGGATGAACGGGTATTCTCACCCGCATCGGATCGGCCCGAGACAACCGAACTGACCGATGACGCGAGTTCACCCGAGGCGGATGATGAAGATGCGATGACCGAATAATCGCTCACCAGTGTGCATTCGGCCCTTTGGGAATGGATAACGTCGGCTCGGTGGCATCGAACACATGCCACCCCTTCGGCGGCCCCTGTTCCCGAAGGGCGTTCACGACCTCCAAGAAATGGGCAAGCGTGTCCAACTGCACGAGCGTCTGCTGATACTCCCGCGTGATTTTCATCGCCTTGCAATACCAGTTCGCCACTTTGCGGAAATCCAAACAAGCGTAATGCTCACCGCGCCAATCGATGAGCGCACGCAAGTGCGATTCCATAAAGTCGAGCCGCTCATCGAAGCTGGAACGCGGGCCGGGATCACCCGTCTGAATCCAGCGATCCAATTGCAGGAACATCCAAGGATTGGCCAATGCACCGCGACCAATGGCAATTCCCGCGCAACCCGTTTCGTTTCGCATGGTTGCAGCGTCGGCCAACGTGCGAACATCGCCGTTTGCGATCACCGGAATGCGCTCAACGGCTTCCACAACCGCACGAATGCCCGCGCGGTTCACCTCGCCAGAAAATCCCTGCTCCCGAGTCCGCCCATGAATCGTGACCGCCGCAACTCCCACCTGTTCAAAGGCTTGCGCGAAGTACGGCGCGTTCAGATTGTCGTCATCCCAACCGAGTCGCATCTTCACCGTCACCGGCACCCGGACACTGTCGACAATCCGCTTGACTAAGTCGATGGTATTGGTGGGCGAACACATCATCGCCGAGCCGCCGCCCCCCTTCACCACCTTGCGAACCGGGCATCCCATGTTGATGTCGATCATCGGAATGCCGAGGCTTTCGACTTTTTGAGCGGCCGCGCTCATTTCGCCGGGGTCCGAGCCAAAGATTTGCACCGCCATCGGCCGATCTTCGGCGTTGGTCGCCATCAGCGCGAAGGTCTTGTGACTGTTCTCCAAAATCGCGCGGGCGTTCACCAAATCGGTCGTTGCCAGTCCCAATCCACCGAGTCGCCGCACACTCAAGCGAAACGGGAGATTCGTGTACCCGGCCAATGGAGCCAGGTTGAAATGCGACGGAATCGTGATCCCACCAATGATCAACGGACCATCCCATTTCGGCGGCGGTGGTAACAGATCCAGATTCCACGACATTGCAACGGCGCTCCGCATTGGATTGACGAGAATTCTGCACAGTATACCGAATTTCTAACCAATTGACCACCGGCCCATGCCGATTGTTCGCATCCGATCGAATCGGATTCCCGGTCGCTCGAGGGTGCGAATGCCGATTTTTTCGACGGGCCGCATCACTTTCGACGAAGAAATCCAAGATTCGTCCGCCCGGTACGGATACACTCATACGGGAATCGATCTTAGCCGAGCGGCGACCGCTTTACCGCGAGACCAGATGATGAGCCACATGCGCAATCGATTGATCGGGATTCTCGGAATCGCCATCGCTGGCCTCCTTGTTGGCTTTGCGGTGATGCTTCCGCGCGGCGAGGAAATCGAAAAACTGGTTGCCCCCGTGTCGCGATTTTCACAAACTTCGGCCACGCAAGTCCGCTCCCTGCGCGACCAACTCGACGAATTTCGACAATCGGAATGGCGAGAACTAGGCGAGCGCATCGGCCAGCAGACTGGCAAACTGACCGAAATGCTGCGCAAGCAATCAATCGATTACGATGCCATCCAGGCATTGGAGCAAGGATTAGGCGGCGTCTCGCGCAGTTTGGGCGAGTGGACTCAATCGTTGGACACGACGCAACTGACCCAGTTGGCCGATGCGTTCCGAAAGACTGCGGATTACCTCGAACAGAATCTCGGCGAATCTGGCCCGAAGACCGCAGCGGCATTGGAAAAACTCGCGGATGCGTTTGAAATCGACGCCAAACGGCTGAGCGCATTTTTGACGCAATCGCCGCCGGACTTAAAGGCCGCACGGGAAGTCTACGATGCGCTCGGTCGATTCGAAAGCGGCCTGGATGCAGTCGAAACGGCAGTCAAATTTGAGCGATTCGGCGAAATGCGCGAGGGATTACGCGGCATGGAATCGGCATTGGGCAAGACCGCCGAACAAGTCGAACGGATCGGCCGATTCAGCTACCCGGTCGTCAAATTTCAAGGGCTTAAGCCCGATGTGCAACAGCAGCCGTTTTTCCCCGCGGCAGGCGAAATCGCCGAAGGAATGAACAAATCCGCCAAGGGGATCAACGCAGCCGGCGAAGAAATGGACAAATTCGCCACCGCACTGCCCAAACTGCGCGATTCGTTATCGGCATCGCGAGCGATTTTGGGCCGAACCCGCGAGACACTCGGCAAAGCGCTGTCGCAAGAATCGGCCATTGAATCAACGCTCCAACGATTGCCGAAACAGACCGCCCAAATCAGCGAACAACTCCCGAAGATCGCCCGTGAATTCGCATCCATGTTGCGAAAAACCGAGCAATTCCAGAAATCGGCACAATCGCTGCGAAAAACCGGCGACTCGTTGCAAACCATCGCCGATCGCTGGCCGACCATCCGCGAGCAAATCGGGCAATCTGCGAAGGCACTTACCGTCATCCGGGGCCAATTGCAAAAACTGCTCAATCAACGCGATACCACCGACCAAAATTTGCAGGAAGTCCGCGAAATTGTGGGTCGATTTGCGACACTCACGCCGTTGGCTCAACAGCAATTCGATGCCCGACTCTCCACGCAAATCGAATCCATGGAACAGTTTGAAGCACTCTTTACGGATGTCGATCGGGAAATTGCGAAGACGGTCAACGTGTTGCAACGAATCTCGTGGGTTGCCACGGGGTTACTCGTCGCCATGGCTGGGTTGACGCTGACACAGTCGATCGGAATCCTACGACGAGATCGACCTTCCGATTGACCCTGAGTCGGATTCGCCCTATCATCGAATCTATCTCATGAGTTCCGTGATTCGATAGGAGCGTCCCGCATGAAAGCGGAAGATCGCAAACCCGTGACACCTGCCGCAACTCCACCCGCCGCCCCCGAGGTACCCGATACGTCGGTCAGCTCGGCGTTGACGGATGCGAAAGACCGACTCAAAAGCATGTCCGGCTTTTTGGTGAACGGTCTGCTCAGTGTCGCGTTGGGAGTTGTGCTCGTATTACTGTACAACGTCTTCGCGGGCTGGGGTGCTGGCGAAAATTCCAGCCGTTGGCTTCAGCTCGACATGGCGGATGAACGGGTTCTGGGGGAACTGATCACCCGAGATGGCGATACCCTTCCCGGCAAGATCGCTCGCGTTTACGAAGCCCGAAGTTTGTTCGGTCCGCGCGGGCTGAACAACCTCAGCAGCCAAACGCCGGCGACGCGCCAAAATGCGATCGACTCCATCGAAAAAGCCCGCGACATCTACGAAAAATTAGTGAGCGAATTGGCCGATGAGCCGGTGCTGCGCTACGAAGCGGCCATCAATGCCGCCCGCGCGGAAGAAACGCTGATTGGCATTCCCAAGAAAGACAAGCCCAGCGAATTTCGTGGGGATCTGGCCAAGGCCCAATCGCTATACGAACAAGCGGCAAAATTCCGCGATGCGCTTCGGAAATCCGCTCCGAAGACCGCCGCTGAGCTGGAAACGCTCGCCGATTTGGACAAAGTTGCGCTCGATCCCGCCGCGAAGGCCAAAGAGCTGAAGGAAAACGCCGATTCCATCAAGGCGTTCTACACGCAGTTGAACGATTTTCTGGCGAAGAAAGAACGCGCGGAAATTCCCGCCGCTCCGGTCATTCCTGGTGCATCAGGCGTGACTCCGGGTGGGGAAATCCCCGGCTTCGGTCCGCTGATCATCCCCGATGCCACGAAGGACGCCCCGAAGACGGATACCAAGATGGCCCCGCCACTGGTGATTCCGCCCGAAACCAAAGACGCTCCAAAGGGCGAACCGAAGGCCGAGCCAAAGGCCGAGCCGAAGACAATCACCCCGATGCCGAAGGCGGAACCCAAGGCTGAGCCGAAAGCCGAGCCCAAGGTGGAGCCAAAGGCCGAGCCAAAGGTGGAGCCAAAGGCCGAACCAAAGGCCGAGCCGAAAGCCGAACCGAAGGCCGCAGAAAAGAAGTAATCAGGCAATTGCTGCGAGATTGACCTGACGAACCGGAACCATCGTCGGCAGGGTGGCCTCATTGGGAGTGTCACCCTGCTTGTCGTTTTTGCAGACAGAGATCCTTGGTATGGCGATGGACGATGTCGACGATTTGGAAGATCTCGATGGGCCACTCGGTCCGGCGGATGTCCCACACACACGCGAACCCGTTGAGATTGATGTCACCATTCGCGCAGATGGAATGCGACTCGATCATTATCTCGCGCATCAATTTACGGATACCAGCCGTTCCGAGATGCAAGAGCTGATTAAGGCCGGGAATGTCACCGTCAACGGCAAACCGACCAAGGCGAGCTACAAGGTTCGCCACGGCGATCAACTCAAAGTTCGCATGGTGGTCGCGGTCTTTGATGGCCCCAAACCCGAAGATATTCCGCTCGACATCTTGTACGAAGATCAATGGCTTGCGCTCATCAACAAGCCAGCGAATATGGTGGTTCACCCGGCGAAGGGGAACTGGTCTGGCACGCTCGTCAACGCATTGGTGCATCATTTCCGAGAATTGAGCGTCGCCAATGGCAAATATCGGGCCGGAATCGTCCACCGACTCGATCGCGATACCAGCGGAGTCATTCTGGTCGCCAAAGACGACAAGGTGCATCGAGAATTAGCCTTGAAGTTCGAACATCGAGAGATGTTCAAAGAATATCACGCCATCACCTGGGGCGTGCTCGATCGGGATTCGGATTACGTGGAACTCCGCATTCGCCATCACCCGCATGATCGAATCAAGATGATCACGACGGATGATCCGCACGACACGCACGCCAAAGATGCGTGTAGTTTCTACGAGGTCATCGAGCGATTCCAGGGCTTCACCTATGTGAAGATCCAGCCGAAAACGGGACGCACGCACCAAATTCGGGTGCATTTGGCGAGTGCGGGTTGCCCCGTGCTGGCGGACAAAGTCTATTCCGGCCGCGATCAACTGCGACTTAGCGATGTGGTGCCCCGATTGCTCCCCGAAGACGACCGGCCGCTGATGGTGCGTCAGGCCTTGCATGCGGCCCGGTTGCGATTCCAGCATCCG
This DNA window, taken from Tuwongella immobilis, encodes the following:
- a CDS encoding coiled-coil domain-containing protein produces the protein MRNRLIGILGIAIAGLLVGFAVMLPRGEEIEKLVAPVSRFSQTSATQVRSLRDQLDEFRQSEWRELGERIGQQTGKLTEMLRKQSIDYDAIQALEQGLGGVSRSLGEWTQSLDTTQLTQLADAFRKTADYLEQNLGESGPKTAAALEKLADAFEIDAKRLSAFLTQSPPDLKAAREVYDALGRFESGLDAVETAVKFERFGEMREGLRGMESALGKTAEQVERIGRFSYPVVKFQGLKPDVQQQPFFPAAGEIAEGMNKSAKGINAAGEEMDKFATALPKLRDSLSASRAILGRTRETLGKALSQESAIESTLQRLPKQTAQISEQLPKIAREFASMLRKTEQFQKSAQSLRKTGDSLQTIADRWPTIREQIGQSAKALTVIRGQLQKLLNQRDTTDQNLQEVREIVGRFATLTPLAQQQFDARLSTQIESMEQFEALFTDVDREIAKTVNVLQRISWVATGLLVAMAGLTLTQSIGILRRDRPSD
- a CDS encoding RluA family pseudouridine synthase, whose translation is MAMDDVDDLEDLDGPLGPADVPHTREPVEIDVTIRADGMRLDHYLAHQFTDTSRSEMQELIKAGNVTVNGKPTKASYKVRHGDQLKVRMVVAVFDGPKPEDIPLDILYEDQWLALINKPANMVVHPAKGNWSGTLVNALVHHFRELSVANGKYRAGIVHRLDRDTSGVILVAKDDKVHRELALKFEHREMFKEYHAITWGVLDRDSDYVELRIRHHPHDRIKMITTDDPHDTHAKDACSFYEVIERFQGFTYVKIQPKTGRTHQIRVHLASAGCPVLADKVYSGRDQLRLSDVVPRLLPEDDRPLMVRQALHAARLRFQHPRTQNWLEVTAPLPPDIQETLETMRKYRRR
- the dusB gene encoding tRNA dihydrouridine synthase DusB — encoded protein: MSWNLDLLPPPPKWDGPLIIGGITIPSHFNLAPLAGYTNLPFRLSVRRLGGLGLATTDLVNARAILENSHKTFALMATNAEDRPMAVQIFGSDPGEMSAAAQKVESLGIPMIDINMGCPVRKVVKGGGGSAMMCSPTNTIDLVKRIVDSVRVPVTVKMRLGWDDDNLNAPYFAQAFEQVGVAAVTIHGRTREQGFSGEVNRAGIRAVVEAVERIPVIANGDVRTLADAATMRNETGCAGIAIGRGALANPWMFLQLDRWIQTGDPGPRSSFDERLDFMESHLRALIDWRGEHYACLDFRKVANWYCKAMKITREYQQTLVQLDTLAHFLEVVNALREQGPPKGWHVFDATEPTLSIPKGPNAHW
- the truD gene encoding tRNA pseudouridine(13) synthase TruD, coding for MLPFSLNPPYLTASMPGIGGRIKVEPDDFIVEEIPAYLPSGSGDFLYLWVEKRDLGAEYFQRQIAQRLGIPNGEVGMAGLKDRRAVTRQWISVPATAESHLSALDGDGIRVLQVDRHSNKLRAGHLHGNRFQIRIRDCSPETPQLLPPILEQLTRDGMPNFYGSQRFGNGGETARIGMQLLRNERTDRPVRSPFLRKLFLSAAQSLLFNAIVARRIEDARFRTVLAGDVMMKLPTGGMFTAEDLPTEQERMDRRETVPAAAIFGKKTFPSKGEAQQRELAILQEAGIRMDQFRGFGKLMSGTRRPILVYPESFELLQVGEIVEFRVTLPAGSYATILLREWMKNDQADLDERVFSPASDRPETTELTDDASSPEADDEDAMTE